One region of Rhizobium sp. WYJ-E13 genomic DNA includes:
- a CDS encoding Crp/Fnr family transcriptional regulator — protein sequence MLMQGHQAFENVDLGADAVQGNCLSSLFQMSANETIEAGKAICWEGDAARHLFQITEGVVRLHRIIGDGRRVITAFHFPGDVVGSFLQGDFLFTAEAVTDCRIRRLSRKQFQEEVERSELLRPAYINLLCRETASARDQLVLLSRKNAEERLCTFLMKLATRDSGSLRQGLLEVPMSRQDIADYLGLTIETVSRSISKLAQRKIVVPDGRHNLRIVNLARLAQLSGNVDDFSDRTCHRSSVH from the coding sequence ATGTTGATGCAAGGCCACCAGGCATTCGAGAACGTCGATCTTGGCGCGGATGCGGTTCAGGGCAATTGCCTGTCGTCGCTTTTCCAGATGTCGGCGAACGAAACGATCGAGGCGGGAAAGGCGATCTGTTGGGAGGGGGATGCCGCACGGCATCTGTTCCAGATCACCGAAGGCGTCGTGCGTCTTCATCGCATCATTGGCGACGGACGCCGGGTCATAACCGCCTTTCACTTCCCCGGCGACGTCGTCGGCTCGTTCCTGCAGGGGGATTTCCTTTTTACCGCCGAAGCCGTGACGGATTGCAGGATTCGCCGCCTCTCGCGCAAGCAGTTCCAGGAAGAGGTCGAGCGCTCCGAGCTTCTGCGACCGGCCTATATCAACCTGCTCTGCCGGGAGACCGCGTCGGCCCGCGATCAGTTGGTGCTTCTGTCCAGGAAAAATGCCGAGGAACGTCTCTGCACCTTCCTCATGAAGCTTGCGACCCGTGACAGCGGCTCACTCCGCCAGGGCCTGCTTGAGGTGCCAATGAGCCGGCAGGATATCGCCGATTATCTCGGCCTGACCATCGAGACCGTATCGCGTTCGATCAGCAAGCTCGCTCAGAGGAAGATCGTCGTTCCGGACGGACGCCACAATCTGCGCATCGTCAATCTCGCCCGCCTCGCGCAGCTGTCGGGCAATGTGGATGATTTTTCGGATAGAACCTGCCATAGGAGTAGCGTCCACTGA
- a CDS encoding PAS domain-containing sensor histidine kinase → MPHRLISPRTASPQELDALVHVLDGADIIVHRLEGTITHWSIGSESMYGWSREEAVGEPVYALLDTRFPEPMEAVRAHLTTRGFWQGEVVHRHKNGHDIYVATRCVLVNLPDGDPVIIEANSDVSALRRAEEAVRAREAHLSSILDTVPDAMVVIDQNGNVMSFSKAAEALFGFTSDEICGQNVKKLMPEPYRAAHDGYIDHYLQTGEKRIIGYGRVVTGRRADGTQFPMELHVGEATANGERIFTGFVRDLTSRFKIEEDLRQAQKMEAVGQLTGGLAHDFNNLLTVISGNLEMIEDRLPAGPLRDMLREAQDAAADGAKLTGQLLAFGRRQPLNPKQADLGQLVIGFSDLLRRTLGENIKLSTVLSGSDFNVLVDSSQLQNAILNIALNARDAMPKGGALTTEVSRVQLDADYAKMYPEVRSGNFVLVSMSDTGGGMSEEVKKRAIEPFFTTKEVGSGTGLGLSMVYGFVKQSGGHLQIYSEVGRGSTIRIYLPALSSAGTRDEAAVGERSESPLPGGDERVLVVEDDARVRRVAVARLAAMGYSVLEADNGRRALELLKDQPDIALLFTDIVMPGGMTGDELARAARVERPDLAVLFTSGYSEPALAANEVIAGAQWLRKPYTARDLALKMRELIDAR, encoded by the coding sequence ATGCCTCATCGTCTGATCTCGCCGCGCACCGCATCGCCCCAGGAACTGGACGCGCTCGTGCATGTTCTCGACGGGGCCGACATCATCGTGCACCGGCTCGAAGGCACGATCACCCATTGGTCGATCGGCAGCGAGAGCATGTACGGCTGGTCTCGGGAAGAGGCCGTAGGCGAACCTGTCTACGCCTTGCTCGATACCCGCTTTCCTGAGCCGATGGAGGCCGTACGCGCACATTTAACGACGCGAGGCTTCTGGCAGGGCGAGGTCGTGCATCGCCACAAGAACGGTCACGACATATACGTGGCAACCCGCTGCGTGCTCGTCAATCTGCCCGACGGCGATCCCGTGATCATCGAGGCAAACAGCGACGTCAGTGCCTTACGCAGGGCGGAAGAGGCCGTACGGGCGCGTGAGGCGCATCTGTCTTCCATCCTCGATACCGTACCCGATGCCATGGTCGTCATCGACCAGAACGGCAATGTCATGTCGTTCAGCAAGGCAGCCGAGGCGCTCTTCGGCTTCACTTCCGACGAGATCTGCGGCCAGAACGTCAAGAAGCTGATGCCCGAACCCTATCGCGCGGCCCATGACGGATATATCGACCACTATCTGCAGACGGGCGAGAAGCGGATCATCGGTTACGGACGCGTGGTAACCGGCCGGCGCGCTGACGGCACTCAGTTTCCGATGGAGCTTCATGTCGGCGAGGCGACGGCAAACGGCGAACGGATTTTCACCGGCTTCGTTCGCGATCTGACCAGCAGGTTCAAGATCGAAGAGGATCTTCGCCAGGCCCAGAAGATGGAAGCCGTGGGTCAGTTGACCGGTGGGCTGGCGCACGATTTCAACAATCTGCTGACCGTGATCAGCGGCAATCTGGAAATGATCGAGGACAGGCTCCCGGCAGGTCCGCTGCGCGACATGCTGCGGGAGGCGCAGGATGCCGCCGCAGACGGGGCAAAGCTCACGGGCCAGTTGCTGGCCTTCGGAAGACGCCAGCCACTGAACCCGAAGCAGGCCGATCTCGGCCAGCTCGTCATAGGCTTTTCGGACCTGTTGCGAAGGACGCTCGGGGAAAACATCAAATTATCGACCGTTCTTTCGGGGTCCGATTTCAACGTGCTGGTCGATAGTTCCCAGCTGCAGAACGCGATCCTCAACATTGCCCTGAATGCACGCGACGCCATGCCGAAAGGCGGTGCTCTGACCACAGAGGTCTCACGCGTGCAGCTCGATGCGGACTACGCGAAAATGTATCCGGAAGTTCGCAGTGGCAACTTCGTCCTCGTCTCCATGAGCGATACCGGGGGCGGCATGAGCGAGGAGGTCAAGAAGCGCGCGATCGAGCCCTTCTTCACCACCAAGGAAGTCGGATCCGGGACCGGGCTGGGCCTCAGCATGGTCTACGGCTTCGTCAAGCAATCGGGCGGCCACCTGCAGATCTATAGCGAGGTCGGCCGCGGTTCAACGATCCGCATCTACCTGCCGGCGCTATCGAGCGCCGGCACCAGGGACGAAGCCGCTGTTGGCGAAAGAAGCGAATCACCTTTGCCGGGCGGCGACGAACGCGTTCTCGTGGTCGAGGACGACGCACGCGTCCGCAGGGTTGCGGTCGCCAGGCTCGCTGCGATGGGATATTCAGTGCTTGAGGCCGACAACGGCCGAAGGGCACTTGAACTGCTCAAAGACCAGCCCGACATCGCGCTTCTGTTCACCGACATCGTTATGCCCGGAGGCATGACCGGCGACGAGCTGGCAAGGGCCGCCCGCGTTGAACGGCCTGACCTCGCCGTGCTCTTCACGTCGGGATATTCCGAGCCCGCGCTGGCGGCAAACGAGGTCATCGCCGGCGCGCAATGGCTCCGTAAGCCCTATACGGCCCGCGACCTCGCCCTGAAAATGCGCGAGCTCATCGACGCCCGGTGA
- a CDS encoding pseudoazurin, producing the protein MRLKFGLIAAAAVLMASAAPLMAADHQIQMLNKGADGAMVFEPGFVKIAPGDTVTFVPTDKSHNAETYKGLIPDGAGEFKSKPSEQYQAKFDVPGAYVIKCTPHAAMGMVALIQVGDNPANLEAIKTAKLPNMVRKRLDADLAQVAQVTQ; encoded by the coding sequence ATGCGTCTGAAATTTGGCCTGATCGCTGCCGCGGCGGTTCTGATGGCATCGGCAGCGCCGCTCATGGCCGCCGACCATCAGATCCAGATGCTCAACAAGGGCGCTGACGGCGCGATGGTCTTCGAGCCGGGATTCGTCAAGATCGCGCCTGGCGACACCGTTACCTTCGTGCCCACCGACAAGAGCCACAATGCCGAGACCTACAAGGGCCTTATTCCGGATGGGGCTGGGGAATTCAAATCCAAGCCGAGTGAGCAATACCAGGCCAAATTCGACGTTCCCGGCGCCTATGTCATCAAGTGCACACCGCACGCAGCCATGGGCATGGTGGCGCTGATCCAGGTCGGCGACAACCCCGCCAACCTCGAAGCCATCAAGACCGCCAAGCTCCCGAACATGGTGCGCAAGCGCCTTGATGCCGACCTCGCACAGGTCGCCCAAGTCACCCAATAA
- the hemN gene encoding oxygen-independent coproporphyrinogen III oxidase produces the protein MSDTLVAKYGEARLPRYTSYPTAPAFSPVVGPEQYAHGLSDVAAAGPVSVYLHVPFCRSMCWYCGCHTTITRQDAPVLEYLDILSQEIELVSQAARNEVPVKNVHFGGGTPTIMKPDEFLSLMNKLKSAFQFTSDCSVAVEIDPRTLSGAMIAALGENGVDRASLGVQSFDPVVQKAINRMQSFEQTQAAVTGLRGYGVTSINFDLIYGLPYQTIQSCIETVRTAVELRPERFAVFGYAHVPAFKKHQRLIDEAALPDATLRNEQAEAIAEELESAGYVRVGLDHFALPDDQLAMASFAGNLRRNFQGYTTDECETLIGLGASAIGRLPDGYVQNHVALGRYAERIVSGILATAKGYGLTNEDKFRAKVIERLMCDFKVDLAKLGAEAGYDIGFLVERNDRLDSLVSDGVVTLENGCVTVSKEHRFMVRAVAAAFDAYFGSFGRTHSKAA, from the coding sequence ATGTCCGATACTCTGGTCGCCAAATATGGCGAGGCCCGCCTGCCACGTTACACCAGCTATCCGACCGCACCCGCGTTTTCGCCGGTCGTCGGGCCGGAACAATATGCGCATGGTCTTTCCGACGTCGCAGCCGCCGGACCCGTCTCCGTCTACCTGCATGTTCCCTTCTGTCGTTCCATGTGCTGGTATTGCGGCTGTCACACGACGATCACGCGTCAGGATGCGCCTGTTCTCGAATATCTCGACATCTTGAGCCAGGAGATCGAACTCGTATCGCAAGCAGCCCGAAACGAGGTTCCGGTCAAGAACGTTCATTTCGGTGGCGGCACGCCGACGATCATGAAGCCGGACGAATTTTTAAGCCTGATGAACAAGCTCAAGAGTGCGTTCCAGTTTACGAGCGACTGCAGCGTTGCGGTGGAGATCGATCCGCGGACGCTGTCGGGCGCAATGATCGCCGCTCTTGGCGAGAACGGCGTCGATCGCGCAAGTCTCGGCGTCCAGAGCTTCGACCCGGTGGTCCAAAAAGCGATCAACCGGATGCAGAGCTTTGAGCAGACTCAGGCCGCCGTGACGGGGCTGCGAGGCTATGGTGTGACGAGCATCAATTTCGATCTCATCTACGGACTTCCATATCAGACCATCCAATCCTGTATCGAAACGGTGAGGACGGCGGTCGAGCTGCGGCCGGAGCGTTTCGCCGTTTTCGGATACGCTCATGTTCCGGCATTCAAGAAGCACCAGCGTCTGATCGACGAAGCTGCACTGCCCGATGCCACGCTACGCAACGAGCAGGCCGAGGCGATTGCCGAGGAGCTGGAGAGCGCCGGATATGTTCGTGTCGGCCTCGACCACTTCGCATTGCCCGACGATCAGCTCGCCATGGCCTCTTTTGCCGGAAACCTGCGGCGGAACTTCCAGGGCTACACGACGGACGAATGCGAAACCCTCATCGGCCTCGGCGCTTCGGCGATCGGCCGGCTGCCTGATGGCTACGTCCAGAACCATGTCGCGCTTGGCCGCTATGCCGAGCGGATAGTCTCGGGAATCCTCGCGACCGCCAAGGGCTATGGGCTGACCAACGAGGATAAGTTTCGTGCCAAAGTGATCGAGCGTCTGATGTGCGACTTCAAGGTCGACCTTGCAAAGCTCGGCGCAGAGGCAGGCTACGATATCGGCTTCCTGGTGGAGCGAAACGACCGGCTGGACAGCCTCGTATCGGATGGCGTGGTTACGCTGGAGAATGGCTGCGTCACCGTTTCGAAGGAACATCGTTTTATGGTCCGCGCCGTCGCAGCGGCCTTCGATGCCTATTTCGGCTCGTTCGGCCGGACGCACAGCAAAGCGGCATGA
- a CDS encoding NnrS family protein, which produces MPFGFAAIARQASERLPEVSVLHIFAAVMTRATRGRTGRKLKSSRMTNISYALLGSVALVRPLAELVPALNPRSLPWQRSAGRRLSDCSW; this is translated from the coding sequence GTGCCTTTCGGTTTTGCCGCCATCGCACGTCAAGCATCCGAACGGCTACCCGAAGTGAGCGTGTTGCATATATTCGCGGCAGTGATGACGCGGGCAACGCGCGGCCGTACCGGGCGAAAACTGAAATCGAGCCGGATGACCAATATTTCCTACGCCCTGCTTGGCAGCGTTGCACTCGTTCGGCCGCTTGCCGAACTCGTTCCTGCGCTGAACCCGAGATCCTTGCCGTGGCAGCGATCGGCTGGACGGCGGCTTTCGGATTGTTCGTGGTAG
- a CDS encoding threonine transporter RhtB, which produces MDLPTFLIAVFSLLILPGPTNAVLALASTALTGRRSLSLVTAVLLGYLAVIIPVSSIAAPLLEGQPVIAATVKLISAIWVLYLALKLWGPVPVGGQSTLGVGQVFVTTLLNPKAIIIGLTLVPSVQTGVPVAVAAFVCCATVTSAIWLGLGGLLVGRHAQMPPLVRHCGCAVLVAFSLTLAISALWT; this is translated from the coding sequence ATGGACCTGCCGACTTTCCTTATCGCCGTCTTCTCGCTGCTGATCCTTCCAGGCCCGACCAATGCGGTTTTGGCATTGGCGTCGACGGCGCTGACCGGCAGGCGATCCCTCTCGCTCGTCACCGCCGTACTACTCGGCTATCTCGCAGTCATCATTCCAGTGTCGAGCATCGCCGCGCCGCTGCTTGAAGGCCAGCCGGTGATCGCGGCCACGGTCAAGCTGATTTCGGCGATCTGGGTTCTTTATCTTGCCCTGAAACTATGGGGGCCGGTCCCGGTGGGCGGCCAGAGCACGCTCGGCGTCGGTCAGGTCTTCGTCACCACGCTGCTCAATCCCAAGGCCATTATCATCGGCCTTACCCTTGTACCCTCTGTCCAGACGGGTGTGCCGGTAGCGGTCGCAGCGTTCGTCTGCTGTGCGACGGTGACGTCGGCAATCTGGCTTGGCCTTGGCGGTCTGCTGGTCGGACGCCATGCGCAAATGCCACCTCTTGTGCGGCATTGCGGCTGCGCCGTGCTGGTCGCCTTTTCCCTGACCCTTGCCATCAGCGCCCTTTGGACCTGA
- the groL gene encoding chaperonin GroEL (60 kDa chaperone family; promotes refolding of misfolded polypeptides especially under stressful conditions; forms two stacked rings of heptamers to form a barrel-shaped 14mer; ends can be capped by GroES; misfolded proteins enter the barrel where they are refolded when GroES binds) has protein sequence MAAKEVKFHTDARERMLRGVDVLANAVKVTLGPKGRNVVIDKSFGAPRITKDGVSVAKEIELEDKFENMGAQMLREVASKTNDLAGDGTTTATVLAQAIVKEGAKAVASGMNPMDLKRGIDIAVDAVVKELKTNARKITSNSEIAQVGTISANGDAEIGRYLAEAMEKVGNEGVITVEEAKTAETELEVVEGMQFDRGYLSPYFVTNADKMRVEFEDPYILIHEKKLSNLQSMLPVLEAVVQSGKPLVIIAEDVEGEALATLVVNKLRGGLKIAAVKAPGFGDRRKAMLEDIAILTGGTVISEDLGIKLENVTLNMLGRAKKVAIEKENTTIIDGVGSKAEIDGRVAQIKAQIEETTSDYDREKLQERLAKLAGGVAVIRVGGSTEVEVKEKKDRVDDALHATRAAVEEGILPGGGVALLRAVKALDNLDAANQDQKVGIEIVRRAIEAPVRQIAENAGAEGSIIVGKLREKTDFSYGWNAQTNEYGDLYAQGVIDPAKVVRTALQDAASVAGLLVTTEAMIAEKPKKDAAPALPAGAGMDF, from the coding sequence ATGGCTGCGAAAGAAGTCAAGTTTCACACCGATGCCCGTGAACGCATGCTGCGTGGGGTCGACGTGCTCGCCAACGCGGTGAAGGTGACGCTCGGCCCGAAGGGCCGCAATGTCGTCATCGACAAGTCCTTCGGCGCCCCGCGTATTACCAAGGACGGTGTTTCGGTCGCCAAGGAAATCGAACTGGAAGACAAGTTCGAAAACATGGGCGCCCAGATGCTGCGCGAAGTCGCCTCCAAAACCAACGATCTTGCCGGTGACGGCACCACGACTGCCACGGTGCTTGCTCAGGCGATCGTCAAGGAGGGTGCCAAGGCCGTCGCCTCCGGCATGAACCCAATGGACCTGAAGCGCGGCATCGATATCGCCGTCGACGCCGTCGTCAAGGAACTGAAGACCAACGCCCGCAAGATCACCAGCAATTCCGAAATCGCGCAGGTCGGCACCATCTCCGCCAATGGCGATGCCGAGATCGGCCGCTATCTCGCCGAAGCGATGGAGAAGGTCGGCAACGAAGGCGTGATCACGGTTGAAGAAGCCAAGACCGCCGAGACCGAACTCGAGGTCGTCGAAGGCATGCAGTTCGATCGCGGCTACCTGTCGCCTTACTTCGTGACCAATGCCGACAAGATGCGCGTGGAGTTCGAGGATCCCTATATCCTCATTCACGAGAAGAAACTCTCGAACCTGCAGTCCATGCTTCCGGTTCTCGAGGCCGTCGTCCAGTCCGGCAAGCCGTTGGTCATCATCGCTGAAGACGTTGAAGGCGAAGCTCTTGCGACCCTCGTCGTCAACAAGCTGCGCGGCGGCCTGAAGATTGCGGCCGTCAAGGCTCCGGGCTTCGGCGATCGCCGCAAGGCGATGCTGGAGGACATCGCCATCCTGACAGGCGGCACCGTGATCTCCGAAGACCTCGGCATCAAGCTCGAGAACGTCACCCTCAACATGCTCGGCCGGGCCAAGAAGGTGGCGATCGAGAAGGAGAACACCACCATTATCGATGGCGTCGGCTCCAAAGCGGAAATCGATGGCCGCGTCGCCCAGATCAAGGCCCAGATCGAGGAGACGACCTCCGACTACGACCGCGAGAAGCTGCAGGAGCGCCTGGCAAAGCTCGCTGGCGGCGTTGCCGTTATCCGTGTCGGCGGATCGACCGAAGTCGAAGTGAAGGAGAAGAAGGACCGCGTCGACGATGCACTGCATGCAACCCGTGCGGCCGTCGAGGAGGGCATCCTGCCGGGCGGTGGCGTTGCGCTGTTGCGGGCCGTCAAGGCCCTCGACAATCTCGATGCCGCCAACCAGGACCAGAAGGTCGGCATCGAGATCGTTCGCCGGGCGATCGAGGCTCCGGTCCGTCAGATCGCTGAGAACGCCGGCGCCGAAGGTTCGATCATCGTCGGCAAGCTGCGCGAGAAAACTGACTTCTCTTATGGCTGGAATGCGCAGACCAATGAATATGGCGATCTCTATGCCCAAGGCGTCATCGATCCGGCCAAGGTCGTGCGCACGGCGCTCCAGGATGCTGCTTCGGTTGCCGGCCTGCTGGTAACGACGGAAGCCATGATTGCCGAGAAGCCCAAGAAAGACGCCGCGCCGGCCCTGCCGGCTGGCGCCGGAATGGACTTCTAA
- the groES gene encoding co-chaperone GroES, producing the protein MSFRPLHDRILVRRVESEEKTKGGIIIPDTAKEKPQEGEVIAVGPGARNEAGQIQALDVKAGDRILFGKWSGTEIKINGEDLLIMKESDVMGIIEAQAEQKKAA; encoded by the coding sequence ATGTCGTTCCGACCGCTTCATGATCGCATTCTCGTCCGCCGGGTCGAATCCGAAGAAAAGACCAAGGGGGGCATCATCATTCCCGACACCGCCAAGGAAAAGCCGCAGGAAGGCGAGGTTATCGCCGTCGGTCCTGGCGCCCGCAACGAGGCCGGTCAGATCCAGGCGCTCGACGTCAAGGCGGGCGATCGCATCCTGTTCGGCAAATGGTCCGGCACCGAGATCAAGATCAATGGCGAGGACCTGCTGATCATGAAGGAAAGCGATGTCATGGGTATCATCGAAGCCCAGGCCGAGCAGAAAAAGGCCGCCTGA
- a CDS encoding usg protein yields the protein MQFSSDLERQLNGYGLTTAHILYRIPDFESVLQTYVWQDYDLAPDFPEMHRFLDFWQTTLEGPLHSVRYTHQRLIGPNEWRRVEGEFKLH from the coding sequence ATGCAATTCTCATCGGATCTGGAACGTCAGCTCAACGGCTACGGGCTGACAACCGCGCACATCCTCTACCGCATTCCTGATTTTGAATCCGTGCTGCAAACCTATGTCTGGCAGGACTACGATCTGGCTCCCGATTTCCCTGAAATGCACAGGTTCCTCGATTTCTGGCAAACCACCCTCGAAGGGCCGCTCCATTCCGTCAGGTATACCCATCAGCGTCTGATCGGACCCAATGAATGGCGTCGTGTCGAAGGTGAATTCAAGCTTCACTGA
- a CDS encoding Hsp20 family protein, with the protein MATSYDYAPLYRSSVGFDRVFNLLENAQRARSISDWPPYDIVKTGDDSYRISIAVAGFEQADLDITFQSNLLTVTGKKQETASEGYLHRGIAGRPFEHRFELADHVRVNGADLRNGLLSIDLVQEVPEALKPRKIDIQANPAQRASAVQIEAQKAA; encoded by the coding sequence ATGGCAACATCTTACGATTATGCACCCCTCTACCGTTCGAGCGTCGGCTTCGACCGAGTTTTCAATCTTCTCGAAAACGCCCAGCGCGCCCGTTCGATCAGCGACTGGCCACCCTACGACATCGTCAAGACCGGTGACGACAGCTACCGGATCTCGATTGCGGTGGCGGGCTTCGAACAGGCCGATCTCGACATCACCTTCCAGTCCAACCTTCTGACTGTCACCGGCAAGAAGCAGGAGACGGCGTCGGAAGGCTACCTGCATCGCGGCATCGCCGGCCGGCCGTTCGAACACCGGTTCGAGCTCGCTGATCATGTCCGGGTGAACGGAGCTGACCTAAGGAATGGTCTCCTCTCCATCGATCTGGTTCAAGAGGTCCCTGAAGCGCTGAAGCCGCGAAAGATCGACATCCAGGCCAACCCGGCCCAACGGGCTTCGGCGGTGCAGATCGAAGCGCAGAAGGCGGCTTAA
- a CDS encoding DUF982 domain-containing protein, translating into MKPDMFKQPVCILVGLGFPAKVRSVMDAYTYLCEWPASLRDTAHSVALKACGAALRGEIEAETARGLFAAFAEKHDLLAPEIDAIAASHLRRDRDPHVR; encoded by the coding sequence ATGAAACCCGACATGTTCAAACAACCTGTGTGCATCCTTGTCGGCCTCGGCTTTCCGGCTAAGGTCCGCAGCGTCATGGATGCCTACACATACCTTTGCGAATGGCCTGCATCGCTCAGGGATACCGCCCACTCGGTGGCACTGAAGGCTTGTGGCGCGGCACTGCGCGGCGAGATCGAAGCGGAGACCGCGCGTGGCCTGTTTGCCGCCTTCGCCGAGAAACACGATCTGCTGGCGCCGGAGATCGATGCTATCGCCGCGTCTCACCTTCGGCGCGACAGAGATCCGCACGTGCGCTAA
- a CDS encoding universal stress protein: MYRTIVCAIGNGPRETAERILNKAAGLLDKDGSIFVIHAVETMPHYMTTSLPEDFETAAIKDAEEKLTLLCRQMKIPAAVEVHTGSAARVLLAVAREKQADLIILSTHVADITDYIFGAVVDRVVRHAKCSVLVDRKQSPAHKPSRAVETAAR; this comes from the coding sequence ATGTACCGAACGATAGTCTGCGCTATAGGCAACGGCCCTCGCGAAACGGCCGAGCGCATCCTGAACAAAGCAGCCGGCCTCCTCGACAAGGATGGTTCGATCTTCGTCATCCACGCCGTCGAAACCATGCCACACTACATGACCACGAGCCTACCGGAGGACTTCGAGACCGCCGCCATAAAGGATGCCGAGGAGAAGCTCACCTTGCTCTGCCGGCAGATGAAGATCCCCGCTGCAGTCGAGGTCCATACCGGTAGCGCAGCCAGGGTGCTTTTGGCCGTCGCGCGGGAGAAGCAGGCGGACCTCATCATCCTGTCGACCCATGTCGCAGATATTACCGACTATATTTTCGGGGCCGTGGTCGACCGCGTGGTGCGTCACGCCAAATGCTCGGTCCTCGTCGATCGCAAGCAAAGTCCGGCGCATAAGCCGAGCCGCGCGGTGGAGACGGCGGCGCGCTGA
- a CDS encoding ABC transporter permease, translating to MWGKLNRIFRLGVKELYSLKADPVMMVLIVYTFTIAVYTVSTGAKLEVENASVAVVDEDRSMLSTRLRDAMLQPFFKAPVLIGADEVDAAMDAGRFVFVLEIPPKFEEDAIAGRKPSLQLDIDATAMAQAGNGATYIQSIILQEMAAALPNSAAASPVNLVVSARFNSNLQSTWFTAVMQVINNVTMLSVILTGAALVREREHGTIEHLLVMPVTPAEIMMSKVWANGLVIIVAAVLSLVVVVEGLLSVPIAGSIWLFVFCAVLYQFSVTSLGILIATASSSMAQFGLISMPILIAMNLLSGSTTPMDSMPLWLQYAMVVSPAPHFVSLSQAILYRGAGFDAVWQEMAALTVIGVLFFCGALMRFRRALANAR from the coding sequence ATGTGGGGCAAGCTCAACCGTATTTTCCGCCTCGGCGTCAAGGAACTCTACAGCCTGAAGGCCGACCCTGTGATGATGGTCCTCATCGTCTACACTTTCACCATCGCCGTCTATACGGTTTCGACCGGTGCCAAGCTCGAGGTCGAGAACGCCTCGGTCGCCGTCGTCGACGAGGACCGTTCGATGCTCTCGACACGGCTACGGGATGCGATGCTGCAGCCCTTCTTCAAGGCGCCGGTGTTGATCGGCGCCGATGAGGTGGATGCGGCAATGGATGCCGGTCGATTCGTCTTCGTGCTGGAGATCCCGCCCAAATTCGAGGAGGATGCGATTGCCGGTCGCAAGCCTTCGCTGCAGCTCGATATCGACGCGACGGCCATGGCGCAGGCCGGCAACGGAGCCACCTATATCCAGAGCATTATTCTGCAGGAGATGGCGGCAGCCTTGCCGAACAGCGCCGCCGCGTCACCGGTCAATCTCGTCGTGAGCGCACGATTCAATTCCAATCTGCAATCGACCTGGTTCACCGCGGTCATGCAGGTCATCAACAATGTGACGATGCTTTCGGTCATCCTGACCGGCGCAGCGCTGGTCCGAGAGCGGGAGCATGGCACGATCGAGCATCTTCTCGTCATGCCGGTCACGCCGGCGGAGATCATGATGTCGAAGGTCTGGGCGAACGGGCTGGTCATCATCGTGGCGGCGGTGCTGTCGCTCGTTGTGGTGGTCGAAGGGCTGCTTTCGGTGCCGATCGCCGGTTCGATCTGGCTTTTCGTCTTCTGCGCGGTACTCTACCAGTTCTCCGTCACGTCGCTCGGCATCCTGATCGCGACTGCCTCAAGTTCGATGGCGCAATTCGGGCTGATTTCGATGCCTATCCTGATTGCGATGAACCTGCTTTCCGGCAGCACGACGCCGATGGACAGCATGCCGCTCTGGCTGCAATATGCGATGGTGGTTTCGCCCGCGCCACATTTCGTGTCGCTGTCGCAGGCGATCCTCTACCGCGGCGCCGGCTTCGATGCGGTCTGGCAGGAGATGGCGGCGCTCACGGTGATCGGCGTGCTTTTCTTTTGCGGCGCGCTCATGCGGTTCCGCCGGGCGCTGGCGAATGCGCGGTAG